The genomic interval GTTAATGCAACCGCAAAAAGCTTTTGTTTGGAATTCATATAGTTCGTTTTCATAGCTGTAATTCTTTTAATCCGCTGATAGAGATGTTGATTTTTTCCTGTGGCAGCTAAAGCAAATACGGGCGAAGTTTTATCTGCCAGTAATTCTAATTGCAGCAGGGCATGGGCATAGGTTAACGGGGTGTTGGTCAGGTCGACTACCAGATCATCACAAGCATGTTCTCTTTCGATAGCTATAAATTTGCCTGTCAGCCATACGAAAGGATTGAAGAACAGAATGGTTTCGATCAGCGTTCTGATCAGATTAAACAGATAATCATTCCTTCTGATATGGGAGAGTTCATGAATGAGTATGGCTTCTATGTGTTTCATTTCCATTTGCGCCACTAACGCTACCGGAAAAAGTACAACTGGTTTGAAAAAACCGATAACAAGTGGAACATTGACATGGTTGGACAAATGAAAGGAAACGTGCTTTTTGATATTTAATTTTTTAGTTAAGGCCTCAAAAAGAATAGTCCATTCTTCAGGAACACTGATCCGCGCTGTTCTTTTCAGCTCTTGTATCTGATGATATCCTTTGAAGACGATGACAGACTGAATCAGCAGGCCAATGCTATACAACAAAACCAGGAAGGGGAATATTTTCTCCGCATAAGGAATTAGAATTGCCGATAAAAAGGAATGTGATAATGGATTGGTATTGGCAATGACCTGGGCAGTTAGCGGGGCCTGCTGAGCTGCCGGCCATTTGAATATGGAAAAGAAGGTGGCTATAAAACAAATAAATATGAGCGTATTGGCAGCAAAAGCTAAATTATATTTAAGCCTGGCTTTCAACCGGAATACACGCATCTGGCTTGGTAAGAGCAGTGCATAAACGAGTGCGGCCTGCCATAAGGAATGCAGGATACTCCATCCTGTTGCCTGTATAAGATTGTTTAATAAAGCTTCCATAGTATTATTTATAATCTAAGTCATTTAAATATTTCTTTATCGCTTCTATCTCATCCTTACTTGAAGTATGATTTCCCAGGGCCTGCATCACCAATCGTGCTGCGGACCCGCTAAATGCATTGTCAATTAATCTGGAAACCAGGTGTTCCTGTGTTTTCTGCTGGCTGGCCAGTGCGCTGTAGATATGTGTTTTTGAACTGGTATCTCTTTTGACCAACCCCTTTTCATGCATGAGCTGCATAATTTTAAGAGTTGTCGTATAACCAGCTTCTTTATGCTGCGTCAGGATCTCGTGAACTTCTCTCACGGTACAATTTCCTTTCTCCCATAAAATCTGAAGTATCTCCAGTTCGCTTTCAGTCGGTTTTATAGTATTTTGTGAGGACATAGTATATTTACGAATTGTTTCGTAGTACTAATGTACGAATATATTCGTATATCCAAAATATATTTTATAAAAATAAGATATAGCAGGCAGGAAGATGGAGAAGGGTAATTAAAGACCTTTTTTAAGAATCTCGTATTTGTTAATATTGGCAGGGTCAATCTCGCTCAGCAAATTATAAGCCTGAATTTTATCCTGAGTATTTCCTGTAGCCAGGATATTTACCATTTCTTCAGCTTTGGTAGCCAGGTAAACATTAGGGAATATGGAGCCTAATTTCTGTTTGTCCATTTGCTTCAGATCTGTTAAGAAACCTAATAACATCTGGCAGCCTTTGGTAGGATTTTCTTGTATGCGATCCATTGTATTCGCATGATAGTTATAGATGAAAATCCTGAGATCTTCAAAAGTCTTATCCAGCAGGTTCTGATTTAACCAGTACCGGTTACGTAAACCATCATAGGCTTTCCAGCCGGTATTCCCTGATACCTGGGCCACATTAAGAATATTCTGAGCCTTCAGATAATATGGAGTTCCACCCAGTTTGCTAAAGCTGTCTTTATCTAATCCGATGATGGTATAGGCATAGTAAGATAGCAATGATCCGAGGTTACTCAGGAAATTCTGATCAGA from Pedobacter sp. WC2423 carries:
- a CDS encoding DUF4835 family protein, which encodes MKKFTSLVLVSLFISITGFAQELNTRVTVTAPTVQNMDKKNIELIQNTVREYLNNNKWTNETYQPQERIESTLVITISSWDGASGYKANAQIQTSRPIFGTSYNSTLLNLSDKDFDFNYNEGEPVNFSDQNFLSNLGSLLSYYAYTIIGLDKDSFSKLGGTPYYLKAQNILNVAQVSGNTGWKAYDGLRNRYWLNQNLLDKTFEDLRIFIYNYHANTMDRIQENPTKGCQMLLGFLTDLKQMDKQKLGSIFPNVYLATKAEEMVNILATGNTQDKIQAYNLLSEIDPANINKYEILKKGL
- a CDS encoding M56 family metallopeptidase; translation: MEALLNNLIQATGWSILHSLWQAALVYALLLPSQMRVFRLKARLKYNLAFAANTLIFICFIATFFSIFKWPAAQQAPLTAQVIANTNPLSHSFLSAILIPYAEKIFPFLVLLYSIGLLIQSVIVFKGYHQIQELKRTARISVPEEWTILFEALTKKLNIKKHVSFHLSNHVNVPLVIGFFKPVVLFPVALVAQMEMKHIEAILIHELSHIRRNDYLFNLIRTLIETILFFNPFVWLTGKFIAIEREHACDDLVVDLTNTPLTYAHALLQLELLADKTSPVFALAATGKNQHLYQRIKRITAMKTNYMNSKQKLFAVALTLTTIISLAWINPAKSDQQLKRSKLSKDNAILSPSVQLPVDTGKKKIKEAVRFKSPETPDTLAIQGQDSVALRSVNINPNRSERSMVIMPPVPPAPPVPMAIEIDSVSAPELPVSMINFTADVKAMVEASLSGDESKIAILSARIEEKGKALERSFNSPAEKAKWEKYGAEMKAKYDNPATRAKWEKMAREMQARYNSPEQKAKIKKLQQQAAIQALNAQKMINSPEFKAKMKLISGDHLNRIVLLNESEEQQKLKKTAEYQELKKKFDADVEKLKAKEQKKDDN
- a CDS encoding BlaI/MecI/CopY family transcriptional regulator; its protein translation is MSSQNTIKPTESELEILQILWEKGNCTVREVHEILTQHKEAGYTTTLKIMQLMHEKGLVKRDTSSKTHIYSALASQQKTQEHLVSRLIDNAFSGSAARLVMQALGNHTSSKDEIEAIKKYLNDLDYK